TGTCCCAGATAGGACATTCCCACTTCATAGAGATCTGGAAAACAAAGCGCAATATGCGCTCTGACTTTGCTGATATCCTTGTGGACAGTGCCCCATTCGGAACCCAGATAGCGAGTGGGACGTGGAAGTAGAGGAAGTAATCTTTTCAAATTGTCATCCGTAAAACTAAATTTGGTAATATAAGAAATAAGAGGCGGAAAAAACAGGAAACGCCTATTCCCTGTTTTTACCGCCTGTATCAGTTTCAGTAAAGAATCTTATTTAATCAGGTTGGAGATGTCTCCACCAAGTCCGCCGCCCATTCCGCCGAGACCGCCGGAGGTTGAGAGGGTCAGGTTGCTGGAAGCTTCAAGGTATTTGGTTTCAATCTCTTCAGGGCAGTTTTTGTATTCATATATAATATGTCTGCCATCGATTTCACCGTCAATATCGTTGTCGAACGGATAACCGAAGGGAAGGATCATCATTTGAACACCCTGCTGTGAAGGTACGGTCTGGAGAATAGCCGGATCAACAATCTTGCTGTTTTCTGCATCCCACTTGCCGATAACCATGTCTCCGTTGATGAGCTTGAAAAGTTTTATTTCTTTAGCCATTAGAAACTCCTTGAATTCAACACTGATCAAAATCAGCGCATTGTTTTATTTCGTTGTTAATGCAGCTTTTTTATCACACTCTGCGAGCATGAAAAAAAATCCCGGACAGGCCGAGCCTTTCCGGTTTTATTTTAGCAGGGCTGCTACGCTCTCTTGGTTATATGTAGTTAGTTACCTCGATTGCATGTGTCAAGATGGCTGGTTTAAAATCAACCGAACGCAAAACGGTTTCCTGATGAATGGAAATCTCAAAAAAAGTATTGCTGACGGATAGTTAAAGAAAATTTTTCTGTCTGACTTCATTATATGAATGAAGTCCCGGCCAGATCTGACCGGGACTTCACGGGGGAGGAGTGATGCACTTCGTATGAGTGATTTAGCTGTTTACCACTTCTTCGTATCCTTCAATAAGATCGGTAACAATTGAAGGATCGGCAAGGGTGGAAGTGTCTCCGAGGTTGGAAGTATCCTCTTCAACAATTTTTCTGAGAATTCTTCTCATAATTTTTCCGCTTCTTGTTTTAGGAAGTCCCGGAGTGAACTGGATAATTTCCGGAGTAGCCAGAGGCCCGATTTCCTTGCGGACATGGATCCTGAGTTCTTTTACCAGTTCATCGTCTTCATCAAACTCAGGTTTGATGGTTACATAAGCATAAATAGTCTGGCCTTTCACTTCATGCGGCTTACCAACAACGGCGGCTTCTGCTACTGCCGGATGAGATACCAGTGCGGATTCAATTTCAGCTGTTCCCAGTCTGTGTCCTGATACGTTTATAACGTCATCAACACGTCCCATTATCCAGTAGTAGCCGTCTTTGTCTTTTCTGGCTCCGTCACCGGATTCATAGCATCCGGGAAATCCTGCAAAATACTGCTGTTTGAATCTTTCCTGATTGCCCCATACTCCGCGAAGCATACCCGGCCATGGTTTTCTTATAACCAGAAATCCACCTTCGTCAGGACCGACTTCTTTGCCGTGTCTGTCAACAATTGCTGCGTCAATTCCGGGCAAAGGCAAAGTTGCTGAACCGGGCTTGAGCGGTGTCGCATAGGGGAGCGGGGCAAGAATATGTCCGCCTGTTTCAGTCTGCCACCATGTATCCACGATAGGCAGTTTTCCTTTACCTATTTTTTCATGGAACCAGACCCATGTTTCGGGGTTTATCGGTTCTCCAACCGATCCGAGAACCCGCAGTGAAGAGAGGTCGTGTTTTTCAGTCCACTTGTCACCTTCACGCATCAGGGCGCGGATTGCCGTAGGTGCGGTATAGAATGTATTGACCTTGAATTTTTCACATACCTGCCAGAATCTTGAAGGATCAGGATATGACGGAACAGATTCAAACATAATGCTCGTGCTGCCGAGAGCGAGCGGACCATATACTATATAAGTATGTCCTGTTACCCAGCCTACGTCAGCGGTGCACCAGTGGATGTCATCTTCACCGAGGTCAAATACCCACTGGCAGGTGTGAGCCGCATAGGTCAGGTATCCGCCGGTGGTATGGTAAACACCCTTGGGAGCGCCGGTGCTTCCTGAGGTATAAAGGATGAAAAGCGGGTCTTCTGCATCCATTATTTCATAGGGACAATCGTCTGAAATATCACTCTCACTCATGAGGTCTCCCCAGAAGTGATCCCGGCCTTCAACCATTTCTATTTTGTTTTTGGCTCTTGGAACAACTACGCACTGCTCAACGCAGGGGCAGTCCTTGAGAGCTTCATCGGAATTTGGTTTGAGTGGAATGGTTCTTCCGCCACGCAGAACTCCGTCTCCGGTAATATGAATTTTGGCTCCGCAGTCTTTGATGCGGTCGCGCAGACTGTTGGAACTGAATCCTGCAAAGATGATAGAGTGCGGAGCTCCTATTCTGGTACAGGCCAGCATGGCTATTGCCAGTTCCGGGATCATTGGAAGGTAAATTGAAACCCGGTCACCTTTTTTAACGCCCATCTTTTTTAAAACATTGGCAAAGCGGCATACTTCACGGTGCAGCATGTCATAAGTATATACTTTTACTTCATCGTCTTCCTCACCCTGCCAGATGAGTGCAGCTTTGTTGCGGCGTCCATTTTCGAGATGACGGTCAAGGCAGTTGGCAGAAACATTAAGTTTTCCGCCCTCAAACCATTTGATTTCCGGAGTATCGAAATTATATTCAAGAACTGTATCCCACTTTTTTTCCCATGTCAGAAGTTCTTCGGCACGTTCCGCCCAGAAACCTTCCATATCGTTTATGGAACGGTCATAAACGGCTTTGTATTCATCAAAGCTTTTGATATGTGCAAAGGACACATCCGAAGGCGGGTTGAATATGCGGTTTTCCGTTGAGAGAGTTTTGATTTTTTTGCTGTCACTCATTACAGGCATCCTCCGTGTCTGATTTTTATGGTACCGATCTTGAATAAATTTAAGGCCCGCCAATCACTCCTGTTTGATCGTTCGGGTAATTTCTTTATACTTATGGAGGACTGCCGGTGCATCTGATTTTCGATGAACGGCAGGACGATTTTACTTGTTTTCAGGTGGTTTCCGTTTAGCTGGCATATTCGTCCGTTTATCTGAACCAGAAGCCGTTAATAGATGGGATGAAGATTTGCACGCCATGGTCTGGCGGTGTTTACTGGCAAAATTGAAAAAAACTTTTAATCCGGGTCCGCTAAAATGAATGTACTTGTCATAAATCTGACCAGATTCGGAGATCTTCTCCAGACTCAGCCGGTTCTAAGCTCCTTTGCTGCTCGGCAAGCCGCCACTTCACTCGTTTGTCTGAAAAATTTTTTCGGTGCAGCCCCGTTGCTGCGTGATGTGGACTTTGTTTTTCCTCTACCCGGAGCCACTTTTTTATCTGCTGCTGAGCGTGACTGGAAAGAAGCACTTGGACATTTTGAAAATTACTGTCTTGAAATTGAAAAAAAATTCAAGCCGGATATTGTTGTTAATTTAACTCCTTCCATACCGGCAAGGCTGCTGGCCATGCGTCTTGGAAGAGGGCGCGAAGTAAGAGGATTTGCTCTGGATGAATTCGGTTTTAATGCGGATACTTCAGCCTGGGCAGCGTTTTTACAGGTTGCCTCGGTAAACAGGGGAGCCAGTCCCTTTAATGTTGTCGACCTGTTCAGAAAAGTTGCCGGGATTGATGAAGCTGTCCCATTCAGATTGTCCGACGTTGAGGAGGGTGAAAAAAATAAAGCTCTTCAAAAGCTTAAAAATGAATCAGGGCTGAATGCTGCCGGATTCATAGGTTTTCAACCCGGAGCAAGTGAGGAGCGCAGACGCTGGCCTGCTGATTATTTCAGTAAACTAGGCAAAATGGTGTGGGAAAGATTGCATCTGGTTCCGGTTCTTTTCGGAACTGAATCAGAGTCGCAAGTTGGGCAGCAAATATTGACAGGGCAGGATTTTCCTTGTGTTAATCTTATGGGCCGAACGGATCTTTCCGGCCTTGGTGCGGCTCTATCCTGCATGAAACTGCTGGTTACCAATGATACCGGGACCATGCATCTGGCAGCAGGGCTTGGTGTGCCTCTTGTTTCTATTTTTCTGGCAACCGCACAGCCTTTTGACACTGGCCCGGCAAGGGAGGGTTCTCTTTCTCTTGAGCCGGATATTGTGTGCCATCCGTGTTCTTTCGGTGTGCCCTGTGAGCAGGAGCATGCCTGTCGTCATAAAATCAAAGCTGATAGTGTCTTCGGGTATATTGAAAGTTATCTTAACTGCGGAAAATGGAAGAATAATCAGCTTGATGATACTGACCGCAGCGCAGCCAGAGCATGGCTTGCCGTGCGGGATGAAAAAGGTTTTCTGGATTTAGCATCTCTTTCAGGGCATGGGGTATCTGACCGTGCAGTGTGGATCAGGATTCAGCGTGAAGCGTATCGTCGATTTCTTGACATGGAGGATTTCGAAAGACCCTTTATAATGGACCGGAAGCCCTCTGTTCTTTTTTGTAATGAAATTGGCAATACCCTTGATGAAATTTCAGCCCTGCTGTTTCTGATGATAAAGCAGGCCGTACTTCTGGCTAAAGCTCCCACAGAATCTTTAAAAACAGGATTCTTAGCTAATATACAGAAAATACAAGATAAAATGTCTGAAAAAACAGAGCTGAGCGTACTCGGTTCTTTGTGGATTTTTCAATCACAGCAGCAGCTTGGCCTTGAAGGATTGGTCAATCTTTTAAAAAAATACTCTGCGCTGGTTTCCTTTTTCAAAAGATGTTTATGAAAAATGGTATGAATTTTGTATAATGCTAGTTGAATCTTATTTATCGGAAATTATTTCGTAGCATACCAGGAGGAGAATTAACATGGTCGTCATTGATGGACAGAAAAGTGATGTGAATATCAGTAATTTTGAAAATCTTGAGCAGGTTTTTGAAAATGTGATGAATGAAGGATACCTGCAGGATCGTATCGTAACTGATGTTATTTTGAATAATGAACCTTTCAGTGAAATTTATCCGCATCAGTCAGAAGATATCGAAACCGGTGAAATAGAAAGTCTGGAAATAAAGAGTGCCAGTATCACCGAAATGGCCTCAAATATCACCCTTGAAATGTACAAGGTTATAAACATCATGGCCGGAGGCGGTAAGCAGGTCGCTGAACTTTTCCGTCAGGCTGATGATGCCGAAGCTCTGGAGCTTTATCAGGATCTTCTTGATGTAACCCGTGATTTTCTTGGAATGATCGGATCACTCAGAGATACTTTCACTCTTAAAGATCATCCTCAGTTCACAAAGAATGTTGAAGAATTTAATTCCCTTTTCACAGAAATGAGTGAAGTTCTTGAAAATGAAGACTGGATTCTGCTTGCAGACCTGCTTGAATTCGAATTTCTGCCAGCAGTTAACAAATGGAAACAAGTTGTCTCCGATATTCGTGAAGATATCAGAAGCTCAAAATAGAGGCTTTTATGGCTGACACTCTGAAACTTCTTGATCAGGCTCTGGAAATCGGGCGCAAGGAACTTAGGGCTCTTGAAACTGGTGACGTGGATAGTGCCGAGGTCCTGTGTTTTGAAAGAGATAGACTGACTAACGAAGCTCTTCAGAATAAAGGCCGGACAGATTTCGATGCGAAATTGGAGAGGGTTGACGGGTTGAGGGAATTGCAGAAGCAGATTACGGAGGAAGCCCGTAAACTGCACTCTCAGCTTAAAACTGAAATTTTAAGTGTTAAAAAAAAGACCAAAGTTTTTTCCGCTTATGGCGGTTCTCTGCGCGGTGGAAAAAAATTTGCGAACCGATATTTAAATAAGACAGGTTGACCGGGGATATCCGGCAACGACGTGCGGCATGAGACGAAATAAAAGCCGGAGGATTAAAATAATCTTCCGGCTTATAAAAAAGTCCGTTGGCCGCAAAAAAAGCGGTATTCTTCACAGTTTTGTGCAGTTGATCCGCTTTTTTTGTCAGACAGTTCTGCGCTTACAGCTCATACCATTGCAGCAGCTGTTCATCTTCGTCCTGAATTATTCCTGAATGGGTAAATTCTATACCTAATCTTGTCTTGTCCGGACCCTTTTCTTCAAGGGAGCGGATTTTACCGGCATACCAGTATGGTTTGAATATTTTCTGGCGGAAATTGAACATAAAAATATTCAAGAGCACATCACTGTCAGTTGTAAAACGCTCATCAACAAGATCATTTATCGCGCTTACGGCGATTCCCCCGTTGGATATATTTATAATGCTGTTTTCTTCCTGACCGCCTGCACGGGGGTCGTATGAGTTAACCGCAAGATCAGGCACTGAATCCGAAAAATCATCCCTTGAGTTTTTGATATCACCGGCCCAGATTTTAACCCTGATGAATTGCTGGTCTACAACTCGCTTGCGGCGATGCTGTCTTCTGGGAGTATTGGAAAATTTTTCAGGCATTTCAGCCGAAAAGGAAGTGCAGAGGCCGTTCTTCTTTTCCGTTTTAAGAAGTCTTGCCGTAAAGCTGTTGATTTTATCAGTAGAAGTGTTTTCCGGTCTGAACATGAAAAGGACTTCCAGCTCAGGTTTCAAAATTACACTTCCTGAATTTTCCAGCATCTCCATTTTTATACGGTCTTTTTTTATGGATGTAATTACCGCACGGCCACAGATAGCAGTAGGACTTCCGGGAAGAGCAACATCTATTATGGCGCCTTCCTTATGAAGTTTTTTCAGCACTGAAGGGCTTGAAGATTTCTTCTTGGATGGTCTGGAAACAATAATTACCAGCAGAGTTACAATAAATGCCACAGCGGTTGCGGTTCCAATGATCAGGGGAACATACTCCGGTGGCATCTGGTCTATTAGTTTTTTTGCAGGAATAAAAATATGTTCATCTATTCTGCTGATCACAGACTGGATATCTGGCATTTCCAAAATATAACCGCCTTGGCTGCGCTCTGGTCAAGCTTATTAACTTCCCCGATCATGACCTCTGATAACATTTTTTCTTTATTTCCGACACTGACTGATGTCAATAAAGCATCTCTGGACCTATAACTAAATCAGGCGTACAGAATGTTACTAATTGGGAACATAATTTATTAATCGATTTATCAAGTACATTTTTAAAGGCTTATATAAAATGTTGAAGAGTACTTTCTGTCATCTTCCCGGAGTGGGAGCAGCAACTGAAGAGAAGTTGTGGAAAGCCGGCATTGTTGAATGGTCGGATATTATTGAAGGGCGTTCAGCCCCTGTTTCAGTGAAAAAGCTTATGGCCATGCAGAAAGGCTGTGCTGATTCTTTGAGACATCTTGAAAATGGTGACGTTGAATGGTTCGGGAAAAATCTTCCTGCTGCGGTTCAGTGGCGCATGTTTCCTTATTTTATGGATAAAGCTGCTTATATTGATATTGAAACAACCGGCACAAATTTCGACTATTGCGAAATTACAACAATCGCTTTGTGGACCGGCAGCGAAATTAAAACTTACATCAACGGACGCAATCTTGATGACTTTGCTG
The nucleotide sequence above comes from Maridesulfovibrio bastinii DSM 16055. Encoded proteins:
- the acs gene encoding acetate--CoA ligase, giving the protein MSDSKKIKTLSTENRIFNPPSDVSFAHIKSFDEYKAVYDRSINDMEGFWAERAEELLTWEKKWDTVLEYNFDTPEIKWFEGGKLNVSANCLDRHLENGRRNKAALIWQGEEDDEVKVYTYDMLHREVCRFANVLKKMGVKKGDRVSIYLPMIPELAIAMLACTRIGAPHSIIFAGFSSNSLRDRIKDCGAKIHITGDGVLRGGRTIPLKPNSDEALKDCPCVEQCVVVPRAKNKIEMVEGRDHFWGDLMSESDISDDCPYEIMDAEDPLFILYTSGSTGAPKGVYHTTGGYLTYAAHTCQWVFDLGEDDIHWCTADVGWVTGHTYIVYGPLALGSTSIMFESVPSYPDPSRFWQVCEKFKVNTFYTAPTAIRALMREGDKWTEKHDLSSLRVLGSVGEPINPETWVWFHEKIGKGKLPIVDTWWQTETGGHILAPLPYATPLKPGSATLPLPGIDAAIVDRHGKEVGPDEGGFLVIRKPWPGMLRGVWGNQERFKQQYFAGFPGCYESGDGARKDKDGYYWIMGRVDDVINVSGHRLGTAEIESALVSHPAVAEAAVVGKPHEVKGQTIYAYVTIKPEFDEDDELVKELRIHVRKEIGPLATPEIIQFTPGLPKTRSGKIMRRILRKIVEEDTSNLGDTSTLADPSIVTDLIEGYEEVVNS
- a CDS encoding PilZ domain-containing protein, with product MPDIQSVISRIDEHIFIPAKKLIDQMPPEYVPLIIGTATAVAFIVTLLVIIVSRPSKKKSSSPSVLKKLHKEGAIIDVALPGSPTAICGRAVITSIKKDRIKMEMLENSGSVILKPELEVLFMFRPENTSTDKINSFTARLLKTEKKNGLCTSFSAEMPEKFSNTPRRQHRRKRVVDQQFIRVKIWAGDIKNSRDDFSDSVPDLAVNSYDPRAGGQEENSIINISNGGIAVSAINDLVDERFTTDSDVLLNIFMFNFRQKIFKPYWYAGKIRSLEEKGPDKTRLGIEFTHSGIIQDEDEQLLQWYEL
- a CDS encoding glycosyltransferase family 9 protein; translation: MNVLVINLTRFGDLLQTQPVLSSFAARQAATSLVCLKNFFGAAPLLRDVDFVFPLPGATFLSAAERDWKEALGHFENYCLEIEKKFKPDIVVNLTPSIPARLLAMRLGRGREVRGFALDEFGFNADTSAWAAFLQVASVNRGASPFNVVDLFRKVAGIDEAVPFRLSDVEEGEKNKALQKLKNESGLNAAGFIGFQPGASEERRRWPADYFSKLGKMVWERLHLVPVLFGTESESQVGQQILTGQDFPCVNLMGRTDLSGLGAALSCMKLLVTNDTGTMHLAAGLGVPLVSIFLATAQPFDTGPAREGSLSLEPDIVCHPCSFGVPCEQEHACRHKIKADSVFGYIESYLNCGKWKNNQLDDTDRSAARAWLAVRDEKGFLDLASLSGHGVSDRAVWIRIQREAYRRFLDMEDFERPFIMDRKPSVLFCNEIGNTLDEISALLFLMIKQAVLLAKAPTESLKTGFLANIQKIQDKMSEKTELSVLGSLWIFQSQQQLGLEGLVNLLKKYSALVSFFKRCL